A genomic region of Arvicola amphibius chromosome 7, mArvAmp1.2, whole genome shotgun sequence contains the following coding sequences:
- the Phyhd1 gene encoding phytanoyl-CoA dioxygenase domain-containing protein 1 isoform X2: MACLSPSQLKKFQEDGFLLLEGFLTEDECVAMQQRIGEIVAEMDVPLHCRTEFSTQEDEQLRNQGSTEYFLSSGDKIRFFFEKGVFDKKGNFLVPPEKSINKIGHALHAHDPVFRGVTHSPKVQALVRSVGLQMPVVVQSMYIFKQPHFGGEVSPHQDATFLYTEPLGRVLGVWIAMEDALLENGCLWFIPGSHTRGVSRRMIRAPTGTSFLGSEPAWDNNLFVPLPVRRGGLVLIHGEVVHKSEQNLSNHSRQAYTFHLMEAAAGTVWSPEN, encoded by the exons TTCCAGGAGGATGGGTTTCTGCTCTTGGAAGGATTCTTAACAGAAGATGAGTGTGTGGCCATGCAACAGAGGATCGGTGAGATTGTGGCTGAGATGGACGTCCCTCTGCACTGCCGGACAGAGTTTTCCACCCAGGAAGATGAGCAGCTTCGGAATCAG GGCAGCACAGAGTACTTCTTGAGCAGCGGTGACAAGATTCGATTCTTCTTTGAGAAAGGAGTTTTTGACAAGAAAG GAAATTTCTTGGTCCCTCCAGAGAAATCTATCAACAAAATTGGCCATG CTCTGCATGCCCATGACCCTGTCTTCAGAGGCGTGACACACTCTCCCAAGGTGCAG GCTCTGGTCAGAAGTGTGGGCCTCCAGATGCCAGTGGTGGTACAGAGCATGTATATCTTTAAG CAACCTCACTTTGGTGGCGAAG TGTCCCCTCACCAAGATGCCACCTTTCTGTACACGGAGCCCCTGGGCCGCGTGCTGGGTGTGTGGATTGCTATGGAAGATGCCTTGCTGGAGAACGGCTGCCTCTGGTTCATCCCTGGCTCCCATACCA GAGGGGTGTCAAGAAGAATGATCAGAGCCCCTACGGGCACCAGCTTCCTTGGgtcagagccagcctgggataaCAACCTCTTTGTGCCTTTGCCAGTACGAAGAG GGGGTCTGGTCCTGATCCACGGAGAGGTGGTGCACAAGAGTGAGCAGAACCTCTCCAACCACTCGCGCCAAGCCTACACTTTCCATCTCATGGAGGCCGCGGCCGGCACTGTCTGGAGCCCAGAGAACTG A
- the Phyhd1 gene encoding phytanoyl-CoA dioxygenase domain-containing protein 1 isoform X1, translated as MACLSPSQLKKFQEDGFLLLEGFLTEDECVAMQQRIGEIVAEMDVPLHCRTEFSTQEDEQLRNQGSTEYFLSSGDKIRFFFEKGVFDKKGNFLVPPEKSINKIGHALHAHDPVFRGVTHSPKVQALVRSVGLQMPVVVQSMYIFKQPHFGGEVSPHQDATFLYTEPLGRVLGVWIAMEDALLENGCLWFIPGSHTRGVSRRMIRAPTGTSFLGSEPAWDNNLFVPLPVRRGGLVLIHGEVVHKSEQNLSNHSRQAYTFHLMEAAAGTVWSPENWLQPTTELPFPPLYI; from the exons TTCCAGGAGGATGGGTTTCTGCTCTTGGAAGGATTCTTAACAGAAGATGAGTGTGTGGCCATGCAACAGAGGATCGGTGAGATTGTGGCTGAGATGGACGTCCCTCTGCACTGCCGGACAGAGTTTTCCACCCAGGAAGATGAGCAGCTTCGGAATCAG GGCAGCACAGAGTACTTCTTGAGCAGCGGTGACAAGATTCGATTCTTCTTTGAGAAAGGAGTTTTTGACAAGAAAG GAAATTTCTTGGTCCCTCCAGAGAAATCTATCAACAAAATTGGCCATG CTCTGCATGCCCATGACCCTGTCTTCAGAGGCGTGACACACTCTCCCAAGGTGCAG GCTCTGGTCAGAAGTGTGGGCCTCCAGATGCCAGTGGTGGTACAGAGCATGTATATCTTTAAG CAACCTCACTTTGGTGGCGAAG TGTCCCCTCACCAAGATGCCACCTTTCTGTACACGGAGCCCCTGGGCCGCGTGCTGGGTGTGTGGATTGCTATGGAAGATGCCTTGCTGGAGAACGGCTGCCTCTGGTTCATCCCTGGCTCCCATACCA GAGGGGTGTCAAGAAGAATGATCAGAGCCCCTACGGGCACCAGCTTCCTTGGgtcagagccagcctgggataaCAACCTCTTTGTGCCTTTGCCAGTACGAAGAG GGGGTCTGGTCCTGATCCACGGAGAGGTGGTGCACAAGAGTGAGCAGAACCTCTCCAACCACTCGCGCCAAGCCTACACTTTCCATCTCATGGAGGCCGCGGCCGGCACTGTCTGGAGCCCAGAGAACTG GCTCCAGCCCACGACTGAGCTGCCCTTCCCACCACTCTACATCTAA
- the Dolk gene encoding dolichol kinase — MTRQCPPPVPESGFPLSGSVLAEAAVVFAVVLSIHAVVWDRYSWCAVALAVQAFYVQYKWDRLLQQGNAVFQFRMSANSGLLPASMVMPLFGLVMKERCQTAGNPYFERFGIVVAATGMAVALFSSVLALGITRPVPTNTCAISGLAGGIIIYILKHSLSVGEVIEVLEVLLIFVYLNMILLYLLPRCFTPGEALLVLGAISFVLNQLIKRSLTESQGDPVDFFLLVVVVGMVLMGVFFSTLFVFMDSGTWASSIFFHLMTCVLGLGVVLPWLHWLIRRNPLLWLLQFLFYTETRIYLLAYWSLLATMACLVVLYQNAKRSSSESKKHRAPTITRKYFHFIVVATYIPGIVFDRPLLYVAATICLAVFIFLEYVRYFRIKPLGHTLRSLLSLFLDERDSGPLILTHIYLLLGMSLPIWLIPRPCAQKDSLGGARALVPYAGVLAVGVGDTVASIFGSTMGEIRWPGTKKTFEGTMTSIFAQIISVALILIFDGGVDLNYSYAWILGSISTVSLLEAYTTQIDNLLLPLYLLILLMA, encoded by the coding sequence ATGACCCGACAGTGCCCTCCCCCAGTCCCGGAGTCTGGGTTTCCGCTGAGCGGGTCGGTCCTGGCGGAGGCTGCAGTGGTGTTCGCAGTGGTGCTGAGCATCCACGCTGTGGTGTGGGACCGATACTCGTGGTGCGCCGTGGCCCTCGCAGTGCAGGCCTTCTACGTCCAGTACAAGTGGGACCGGCTGCTCCAGCAGGGGAATGCCGTTTTCCAGTTCCGAATGTCCGCGAACAGTGGCTTACTGCCGGCCTCCATGGTCATGCCCTTGTTTGGGCTGGTTATGAAGGAGCGCTGCCAAACTGCGGGGAACCCGTACTTCGAGCGCTTCGGCATTGTGGTTGCAGCCACTGGCATGGCAGTGGCCCTCTTCTCCTCTGTGTTGGCCCTGGGCATCACTCGCCCTGTACCCACCAATACTTGTGCCATCTCGGGTTTGGCTGGAGGCATTATCATTTATATTCTGAAGCACTCCCTCAGTGTGGGCGAGGTGATCGAGGTCCTGGAAGTCCTGCTAATATTTGTTTATCTTAACATGATCCTGCTGTACCTGCTGCCGCGGTGCTTCACTCCTGGAGAGGCACTGCTGGTACTGGGTGCCATTAGCTTCGTCCTCAACCAACTCATCAAGCGCTCTCTGACTGAAAGCCAAGGGGACCCAGTGGACTTCTtcctgttggtggtggtggtagggatGGTACTCATGGGTGTCTTCTTCAGCACCCTCTTTGTCTTCATGGACTCAGGCACTTGGGCCTCTTCCATCTTCTTCCACCTAATGACCTGTGTGCTAGGCCTTGGTGTGGTTCTGCCCTGGCTGCACTGGCTCATTCGTAGAAACCCTCTGCTCTGgcttcttcagtttctcttctacACAGAAACTCGCATCTACCTCCTAGCTTATTGGTCTTTGCTGGCCACCATGGCCTGCCTGGTGGTGCTGTACCAGAATGCCAAGCGATCATCTTCTGAGTCCAAGAAGCACAGGGCTCCTACCATTACAAGAAAGTATTTTCACTTCATTGTGGTAGCCACTTACATACCAGGGATCGTCTTTGACCGGCCACTGCTGTATGTGGCTGCCACTATATGTCTGGCAGTCTTCATCTTCTTGGAGTATGTGCGCTATTTCCGAATCAAGCCCTTGGGTCACACTCTGCGGAGCCTTCTATCCCTCTTCCTGGATGAACGAGACAGTGGACCCCTTATCCTAACACACATCTATCTGCTTCTGGGCATGTCTCTTCCCATTTGGCTAATTCCCAGGCCCTGTGCACAGAAGGACAGCCTGGGAGGAGCAAGAGCCCTGGTCCCCTATGCTGGAGTCCTGGCTGTGGGTGTGGGTGATACTGTGGCTTCCATATTTGGCAGCACCATGGGAGAGAtccgctggcctggaactaagaAAACATTCGAGGGGACTATGACGTCTATATTTGCACAAATCATCTCTGTAGCTCTGATCTTAATCTTTGACGGTGGAGTAGACCTGAACTACAGTTATGCTTGGATTTTGGGATCCATCAGTACTGTGTCCCTCCTGGAAGCGTACACTACTCAGATAGACAATCTCCTTTTGCCTCTCTACTTACTGATATTGCTGATGGCCTAG